One genomic region from Manis pentadactyla isolate mManPen7 chromosome 12, mManPen7.hap1, whole genome shotgun sequence encodes:
- the LSM4 gene encoding U6 snRNA-associated Sm-like protein LSm4 isoform X1: MLPLSLLKTAQNHPMLVELKNGETYNGHLVSCDNWMNINLREVICTSRDGDKFWRMPECYIRGSTIKYLRIPDEIIDMVKEEVVAKGRGRGGLQQQKQQKGRGMGGTGRGVFGGRGRGGIPGTGRGQPEKKPGRQTGKQ, from the exons ctTCCCTTGTCCCTGCTGAAGACAGCTCAGAATCATCCCATG CTGGTGGAGCTCAAGAATGGAGAGACGTACAATGGGCACCTGGTGAGCTGTGACAACTGGATGAACATCAACCTGCGGGAGGTGATCTGCACGTCCAGG GATGGGGACAAGTTCTGGCGGATGCCTGAGTGCTACATCCGAGGCAGCACCATCAAGTACCTGCGCATCCCCGACGAGATCATCGACATGGTCAAGGAGGAGGTGGTGGCCAAGGGCCGTGGCCGCGGTGGCCTGCAGCAGCAGAAACAGCAGAAGGGCCGAGGCATGGGGGGCACTGGGCGAG GTGTGTTCGGCGGCCGGGGCCGCGGCGGAATCCCGGGCACAGGCAGAGGTCAGCCGGAAAAGAAGccaggcaggcagacaggcaAACAGTGA
- the LSM4 gene encoding U6 snRNA-associated Sm-like protein LSm4 isoform X2 has translation MLVELKNGETYNGHLVSCDNWMNINLREVICTSRDGDKFWRMPECYIRGSTIKYLRIPDEIIDMVKEEVVAKGRGRGGLQQQKQQKGRGMGGTGRGVFGGRGRGGIPGTGRGQPEKKPGRQTGKQ, from the exons ATG CTGGTGGAGCTCAAGAATGGAGAGACGTACAATGGGCACCTGGTGAGCTGTGACAACTGGATGAACATCAACCTGCGGGAGGTGATCTGCACGTCCAGG GATGGGGACAAGTTCTGGCGGATGCCTGAGTGCTACATCCGAGGCAGCACCATCAAGTACCTGCGCATCCCCGACGAGATCATCGACATGGTCAAGGAGGAGGTGGTGGCCAAGGGCCGTGGCCGCGGTGGCCTGCAGCAGCAGAAACAGCAGAAGGGCCGAGGCATGGGGGGCACTGGGCGAG GTGTGTTCGGCGGCCGGGGCCGCGGCGGAATCCCGGGCACAGGCAGAGGTCAGCCGGAAAAGAAGccaggcaggcagacaggcaAACAGTGA